From Brevibacillus marinus, a single genomic window includes:
- a CDS encoding acyl-CoA dehydrogenase family protein, producing MDFRLPEDIVALKDSVRDFIKAEVDPHANEIEELDAIPENIMKMSKEMGLFGLSIPEEYGGLGLDMVGKCAILEELGKTHNGYTTVIGAHVGIGTVGIVEMGSEQQKKKYLPDMATGDRIGAFALTEPDAGSQAYNLKTRAVRKGDKYIINGSKHFITNAPIADVFTVMASTDPEKGPKGITSFIVEKDFPGFRVGKIEEKMGLHGSQSAELIFEDMEVPVENVLGQEGQGYVNALKILANGRAGLAARNLGSCVKLLEMSIRYAQERIQFGQPIIQIQAVQHMLAEMAMEIEALRSLTYRVAWMTDQGMNVIKEAAMVKLYGSEVYNRVADKAVQIHGGMGYIKEYQVERYYRDARITKIYEGTSEIQKNIIAAQLIKQYAM from the coding sequence ATGGATTTTCGCTTGCCAGAGGATATCGTCGCCTTAAAAGACAGCGTCAGGGATTTTATTAAGGCAGAAGTTGACCCGCATGCCAATGAAATTGAAGAATTGGACGCCATTCCCGAGAACATCATGAAGATGTCCAAGGAAATGGGCCTGTTCGGACTGAGTATCCCGGAAGAATACGGAGGGCTTGGTCTGGATATGGTGGGAAAATGCGCAATTCTCGAGGAACTGGGCAAGACTCACAACGGATATACCACCGTGATCGGTGCCCACGTGGGAATCGGGACGGTTGGCATCGTCGAAATGGGCAGCGAACAGCAGAAGAAAAAATACCTGCCGGACATGGCAACCGGTGACCGAATTGGCGCCTTTGCCCTGACGGAACCGGACGCCGGCTCGCAAGCCTACAACTTGAAGACAAGAGCGGTTCGCAAAGGGGACAAATACATTATCAATGGTTCGAAGCACTTCATCACCAATGCGCCGATCGCGGATGTCTTCACGGTAATGGCTTCGACCGATCCGGAAAAGGGACCGAAGGGAATTACCTCGTTCATCGTGGAGAAAGATTTTCCCGGATTTCGCGTCGGCAAGATCGAGGAAAAAATGGGACTGCACGGGTCCCAATCGGCCGAATTGATCTTTGAAGACATGGAAGTCCCTGTGGAGAACGTGCTGGGCCAGGAAGGGCAGGGGTACGTCAACGCCCTGAAGATTCTGGCCAACGGACGAGCCGGACTGGCAGCGAGAAACCTGGGCTCCTGCGTGAAGCTGCTGGAGATGAGCATCCGTTACGCTCAGGAGCGCATCCAGTTTGGCCAGCCGATCATTCAGATTCAGGCGGTTCAGCACATGTTGGCGGAAATGGCGATGGAGATTGAAGCGCTCCGCTCGCTGACGTATCGCGTCGCCTGGATGACCGATCAAGGCATGAATGTGATCAAGGAAGCCGCGATGGTCAAACTGTATGGCTCCGAGGTGTACAACCGCGTTGCCGACAAGGCGGTACAGATTCACGGGGGAATGGGCTACATCAAGGAGTACCAGGTGGAACGTTATTACCGAGACGCACGCATCACCAAAATCTATGAGGGGACATCCGAGATCCAGAAAAACATCATTGCGGCCCAGTTGATCAAACAATACGCCATGTAG
- a CDS encoding thiolase family protein — translation MRNAVIIDSVRLPIGRMGGSLRDVLVDFLAAKVIDEIIARTGIQPSDVDEVIMGQAKQSTDSANLARLALLRAGLPVEVPGYTVHRQCGSGLQAINNAAQQIMCGLADVVIAGGAESMSTAPYYLRNARYGYGAGNGELLDPNTESQPRSQPIEIYGNLTMGLTAENLAEKYEISREEQDEFALRSQELALQAIQQGRFAQEIVPYELKRKKETVVFAVDEHPRLTSLDKLAALQPVFKAEGSVTAGNSSGRNDGAAAVLLMSEEAAEKYGCKAKARVIAQAVSGVSPEIMGIGPVPATQKALKQAGLTLDDIGVIELNEAFAAQALAVIKELGLKLDRVNVNGGAIALGHPIGATGAILMTKLLHEMERRGEKYGLVTLCIGGGQGITTIVENLQV, via the coding sequence ATGAGAAACGCCGTTATCATCGATTCCGTGCGTTTGCCCATCGGACGGATGGGGGGCAGCTTGCGGGATGTTCTGGTCGATTTCCTGGCCGCCAAAGTGATCGATGAAATCATTGCCCGTACCGGCATCCAGCCTTCCGATGTCGACGAGGTGATCATGGGACAGGCAAAACAGAGTACCGATTCAGCCAATTTGGCACGCCTGGCGCTGCTACGTGCGGGTTTGCCGGTTGAAGTCCCGGGCTACACGGTTCACCGGCAATGCGGATCAGGTTTGCAGGCGATCAACAATGCAGCCCAACAGATTATGTGCGGCTTGGCCGATGTGGTCATCGCCGGCGGTGCAGAAAGTATGAGTACGGCACCCTATTACCTTCGCAACGCCCGCTACGGATACGGTGCAGGAAACGGAGAACTGCTCGATCCGAATACGGAAAGTCAGCCGCGTTCGCAGCCGATTGAAATATACGGGAACTTAACCATGGGTTTGACCGCGGAAAATCTGGCGGAAAAATACGAAATTTCCCGCGAAGAGCAGGATGAGTTTGCCTTGCGCAGCCAGGAGCTGGCACTTCAGGCGATTCAGCAAGGACGATTTGCGCAGGAAATTGTCCCGTATGAACTGAAGCGCAAAAAAGAGACGGTCGTTTTTGCTGTAGACGAACATCCGCGCCTCACCAGCCTGGACAAGCTGGCTGCCTTGCAGCCCGTGTTTAAGGCAGAAGGTAGTGTCACCGCAGGAAACAGCAGCGGCAGAAACGATGGAGCTGCAGCGGTATTGCTCATGTCGGAAGAGGCAGCGGAAAAATACGGATGCAAAGCAAAAGCCAGGGTGATCGCCCAGGCCGTATCCGGCGTTTCTCCAGAAATCATGGGAATCGGTCCCGTACCGGCGACGCAAAAGGCGCTGAAGCAGGCCGGACTTACCTTGGATGACATTGGAGTGATCGAATTAAATGAAGCGTTCGCCGCACAGGCGCTGGCGGTCATCAAGGAATTGGGGCTGAAGCTCGACCGGGTGAACGTGAATGGCGGGGCAATTGCCCTCGGTCATCCCATCGGGGCAACAGGAGCGATCCTGATGACCAAACTGCTGCACGAGATGGAAAGGCGCGGGGAGAAGTACGGCCTGGTGACGCTGTGTATTGGCGGTGGCCAGGGGATCACCACGATCGTGGAAAATCTGCAAGTGTAG
- a CDS encoding Bug family tripartite tricarboxylate transporter substrate binding protein: MKKLVSLVTAIFMLAAVGCSQNAAPAPAGQTAAGDQGSQTKIDYPTKPIEIIVPYAPGGGTDAAARILANAVSKHLPNGQSMVVSNKPGGAATIGMTEVFKAKPDGYTIGMTTTGATSIQPHYGKSPYTHDSFQAVIRVLSVPQVLVVRTDAPWKTFEEWLEYVKANPDKFTYGTAGAGHTAHIAMEALNMAAGIKTKHVPFDGAGPAVTALVGGHVEGAVVQVQEAKAQIDAGKIRALVNVGSNKIESYKDVPLATEKGYDVQVDVYTGVLAPKDTPPEIVSILHDAFKKALEEPEVIEQFKKIGVEPAYAGPEEFQKDITDSFNRNGEIMKKVGLLQ; this comes from the coding sequence ATGAAAAAACTGGTATCACTTGTAACCGCTATCTTCATGCTGGCGGCAGTTGGATGTTCACAAAACGCGGCACCAGCACCAGCCGGTCAGACCGCAGCAGGGGATCAGGGCAGCCAGACCAAGATCGATTATCCAACCAAACCAATTGAGATTATTGTTCCGTACGCTCCAGGCGGTGGGACGGATGCCGCGGCGCGGATTCTCGCAAATGCTGTATCGAAGCATTTGCCGAACGGACAGTCGATGGTCGTGTCGAACAAACCGGGCGGAGCGGCTACTATCGGGATGACAGAAGTATTCAAGGCGAAGCCGGATGGCTACACAATCGGCATGACTACGACAGGTGCCACATCAATCCAGCCGCATTACGGCAAGTCGCCTTATACCCATGACAGTTTCCAGGCGGTTATCCGCGTGCTGTCCGTGCCGCAGGTGCTGGTCGTCAGAACGGACGCGCCGTGGAAAACGTTTGAAGAGTGGTTGGAGTACGTGAAAGCAAATCCGGACAAGTTCACCTATGGAACAGCAGGTGCGGGTCATACCGCTCACATTGCAATGGAAGCGCTTAATATGGCGGCTGGGATCAAGACGAAGCACGTGCCGTTCGACGGTGCCGGCCCAGCTGTCACCGCGCTGGTGGGCGGTCATGTCGAGGGCGCGGTTGTTCAGGTACAGGAGGCGAAGGCGCAAATTGACGCCGGCAAGATCCGAGCATTGGTCAACGTCGGCAGCAACAAGATCGAATCGTACAAGGATGTGCCGCTGGCCACGGAAAAGGGTTACGACGTGCAGGTTGACGTTTATACAGGTGTTCTGGCGCCGAAGGACACGCCGCCGGAGATCGTGTCCATTCTGCACGACGCGTTTAAAAAGGCCTTGGAAGAGCCCGAAGTGATCGAGCAGTTTAAGAAAATCGGGGTTGAACCGGCTTACGCGGGACCGGAAGAGTTCCAAAAGGACATCACGGATAGCTTTAACCGCAACGGTGAGATCATGAAAAAAGTCGGTTTGCTCCAATAG
- a CDS encoding tripartite tricarboxylate transporter TctB family protein codes for MFLYAPHYFTWGGCSLVKKWNKGVWAGIGVFFFALTFLLLSLEFSYTGPAGPGPGFMPLWISGFMLILSFFYILESVKDKDGAGEPLPRGAALKNVLLILLCLVLYLVLLPILGFLAASVLFLFTLFVRRIKWYTSIGTAVIVPFFLFWLFGSVLHVDLPAGIFDW; via the coding sequence ATGTTCTTGTATGCCCCTCATTACTTCACGTGGGGAGGGTGCAGCCTTGTGAAAAAATGGAATAAGGGCGTTTGGGCAGGTATCGGGGTTTTCTTTTTTGCGCTTACTTTTTTGCTGCTTTCCCTGGAGTTTTCGTATACAGGTCCGGCAGGCCCTGGGCCAGGCTTTATGCCCCTATGGATTAGCGGGTTTATGCTGATCTTGTCCTTCTTTTACATCCTGGAATCCGTTAAAGACAAGGATGGAGCAGGAGAACCGCTGCCGCGGGGAGCAGCTCTCAAGAATGTTCTGTTGATTTTGCTCTGTCTGGTCCTCTATCTCGTGTTGCTGCCCATCCTCGGGTTTCTGGCAGCGAGCGTACTTTTCCTGTTTACGCTCTTCGTCCGGCGAATCAAGTGGTACACCAGTATCGGCACAGCCGTCATCGTCCCGTTCTTCTTGTTTTGGCTGTTTGGTTCCGTGCTGCATGTAGATTTGCCTGCGGGCATTTTCGATTGGTAG
- a CDS encoding tripartite tricarboxylate transporter permease gives METLTLLLSGFEHALTIWNLLYCLIGVSIGMFVGVLPGLGPVAGTALLIPLTFGMEPISAIIMLSGIFYGSMYGGTITSVLLNTPGESASVITCIDGYQMAKQGRAGTALGVAAIGSFIGGIAAILGLTFLGPPLAEFALRFGPPEYFSLLVLGLLMLVGLMGKSVIRGLIAACFGLILSLIGMDPVSGAIRFTFGRMELLEGLDFVVVAMGLFGISEILMNAENHMKMEKPASIHGLLPTRQEWKPTLKAIGRGTGLGFLVGLIPGANSVIASILSYSLEKRVAKDPSRFGKGAIEGVAGPETANNAHSGAAMIPLFTLGIPSSPTVAVILGAFIMHGLTPGPALFQNNPDFVWGVIASMFIGNLILLIFNLPLARVWAKIAMVPYEVLFPLILILSVVGVYSINNSLWDVGFMIFFGVIGYLMKKLDLPIAATVLTFVLGSQIESTLLQSLATSQNGLLIFFERPISGTLLSLAIVILVVSLISGWKKKRSALVSDFEL, from the coding sequence ATGGAAACACTTACGTTACTGCTAAGCGGTTTTGAACATGCGCTAACCATTTGGAATCTCCTCTATTGTCTGATTGGTGTATCGATTGGGATGTTTGTCGGCGTTTTGCCCGGTTTGGGCCCGGTTGCGGGTACAGCGTTGTTGATTCCGCTCACCTTTGGCATGGAACCGATATCGGCGATTATCATGCTGTCCGGAATCTTTTACGGCTCCATGTATGGCGGGACGATCACGTCCGTGCTGCTCAATACCCCCGGGGAATCGGCATCCGTCATCACGTGTATCGACGGATACCAGATGGCCAAGCAGGGACGTGCGGGCACCGCATTGGGTGTTGCGGCGATCGGTTCCTTTATTGGTGGGATTGCGGCTATCCTCGGCTTAACCTTTCTGGGCCCTCCGCTGGCGGAATTCGCTTTGCGCTTTGGTCCTCCGGAGTATTTCTCGCTGTTGGTCCTCGGACTGCTGATGCTCGTCGGCTTAATGGGGAAATCGGTCATTCGGGGACTGATTGCCGCTTGTTTTGGACTGATTCTGTCTCTGATTGGCATGGATCCTGTTTCCGGAGCGATTCGTTTCACCTTCGGCCGGATGGAACTCCTGGAAGGACTTGATTTTGTGGTGGTGGCGATGGGGTTGTTCGGGATTTCGGAAATCCTGATGAACGCCGAAAACCACATGAAGATGGAAAAACCGGCAAGCATTCACGGATTGCTTCCGACAAGGCAAGAGTGGAAGCCCACGCTCAAAGCGATTGGCCGCGGGACGGGGCTGGGGTTCCTGGTTGGCTTGATTCCCGGAGCCAATTCGGTCATTGCATCGATTCTCTCCTATTCGCTGGAAAAGAGGGTCGCCAAGGACCCTTCCCGCTTTGGCAAAGGGGCGATCGAGGGTGTGGCGGGTCCGGAGACAGCCAACAATGCGCACAGCGGTGCCGCGATGATTCCGCTGTTCACCCTCGGGATCCCCAGTTCACCGACAGTTGCCGTGATTTTGGGAGCGTTTATCATGCACGGCTTAACGCCCGGTCCTGCGCTTTTCCAGAATAACCCCGATTTTGTCTGGGGCGTCATCGCCAGTATGTTCATCGGGAACCTGATTCTATTGATCTTTAACCTTCCGCTGGCCAGAGTGTGGGCGAAGATCGCCATGGTGCCGTATGAGGTTTTGTTTCCGCTGATTCTGATCCTGTCGGTGGTTGGTGTGTACAGCATCAACAACAGTTTGTGGGATGTGGGGTTCATGATCTTCTTCGGGGTGATCGGTTATCTCATGAAGAAACTTGATCTGCCGATCGCGGCAACGGTGTTGACATTTGTCCTGGGTTCACAAATCGAATCGACGCTGCTTCAGTCTTTGGCCACATCTCAGAATGGTCTGCTCATATTCTTTGAACGGCCGATTTCAGGAACCCTGCTCTCTCTGGCGATCGTCATCCTCGTGGTCAGTTTGATCAGCGGATGGAAAAAGAAACGATCTGCCCTTGTCAGTGATTTTGAATTGTAG